Proteins encoded in a region of the Clostridium butyricum genome:
- a CDS encoding aspartyl-phosphate phosphatase Spo0E family protein, whose amino-acid sequence MKEKETELLREKMYDCILKYGTNDNRTILASQKLDPYVTEEQREYGNN is encoded by the coding sequence ATGAAAGAGAAAGAAACAGAACTATTAAGGGAAAAGATGTATGATTGTATTTTAAAATATGGAACTAATGATAATAGGACAATTTTAGCAAGTCAGAAATTAGATCCTTATGTAACAGAGGAGCAGAGAGAGTATGGGAATAATTAA
- a CDS encoding single-stranded DNA-binding protein, translating into MNKVVLIGRLTKDPELRFTPGSGAAVTTLTLAVDRYNPKTNQNEADFIPIVIWGKQAENTANYMSKGGQVAISGKIQTRSYDAKDGTKRYITEVVADQFGGVQFLGNKGEVNQNDGSNNFGNMNQDIFEEDITPVDGGDMPF; encoded by the coding sequence GTGAATAAAGTAGTTTTAATAGGAAGATTAACTAAAGATCCTGAACTTAGATTTACACCTGGAAGTGGTGCAGCGGTAACAACTTTAACATTAGCAGTTGATAGATATAATCCAAAGACTAACCAAAATGAAGCTGATTTTATTCCTATAGTAATATGGGGTAAACAAGCTGAAAACACTGCAAATTATATGAGTAAAGGCGGACAAGTTGCTATTAGCGGAAAAATTCAAACTAGAAGTTATGATGCTAAAGATGGTACTAAGAGATATATTACTGAAGTAGTAGCAGATCAATTTGGTGGTGTTCAGTTTCTAGGGAATAAGGGTGAAGTAAATCAGAATGATGGTTCTAATAATTTTGGAAATATGAATCAAGACATATTTGAAGAGGATATAACACCAGTAGATGGAGGGGACATGCCTTTTTAA
- a CDS encoding DUF5651 domain-containing protein, with protein sequence MKRELFQELVVEVSELRCVGCKKCDYDNCEIYHALDDVNMAFVSEEANCPYACDLNKMTDEEFKKVSELKNKLKNKNIFFKDGGIKSE encoded by the coding sequence TCAGGAACTTGTTGTTGAAGTATCTGAACTTAGATGTGTTGGCTGTAAAAAATGTGATTATGATAATTGTGAAATATATCATGCATTAGATGATGTGAATATGGCATTTGTTAGTGAAGAAGCAAATTGTCCTTATGCATGTGATTTAAATAAAATGACAGATGAAGAATTTAAAAAGGTAAGTGAACTAAAAAACAAACTAAAAAATAAGAATATATTTTTCAAAGATGGAGGGATAAAAAGTGAATAA
- a CDS encoding HNH endonuclease — protein MIKFYKTIKWKNKRQNILKRDNYLCQECKRYGKTTGATTVHHIKPLEFNYDLRFDNNNLISLCSKCHDKMHDRTNNELTDLGKNLIERIQKKKIYIPPP, from the coding sequence GTGATAAAGTTTTATAAAACAATTAAATGGAAAAATAAAAGACAGAATATATTGAAACGTGATAATTATCTATGTCAAGAGTGTAAGAGGTATGGGAAGACTACAGGAGCAACTACAGTACATCATATTAAACCTTTAGAGTTTAACTATGACTTAAGATTTGATAATAATAACTTAATTAGTTTATGTAGTAAATGTCATGATAAGATGCATGATCGTACTAATAATGAATTAACAGACTTAGGGAAAAATTTAATTGAGAGAATCCAAAAGAAAAAAATTTATATCCCCCCACCTTAA
- a CDS encoding P27 family phage terminase small subunit, with protein sequence MAVKTPEEKEMRKIEKQTIKDMQNIGTYRSEFNATIRAYSEMRQQYNKLTSEFYAGGCKITEEYTNKAGFTNIRKTALYLAIETLRKDIVNHENILGLTPAGLKKIKSEAPGKKVSKLGKALSELGQ encoded by the coding sequence ATGGCAGTTAAAACTCCAGAAGAAAAAGAAATGAGAAAAATTGAAAAACAAACAATTAAAGACATGCAAAATATTGGCACTTATCGTTCCGAATTTAATGCAACTATTAGAGCTTATTCTGAAATGAGACAACAATATAATAAATTAACAAGTGAGTTTTATGCAGGTGGATGCAAAATAACAGAAGAGTATACAAATAAAGCAGGGTTTACAAATATAAGAAAGACAGCTTTATATTTAGCGATAGAAACATTGCGTAAAGATATAGTTAATCATGAAAATATTCTTGGGCTTACTCCAGCAGGATTAAAAAAAATAAAAAGTGAAGCTCCAGGGAAAAAAGTAAGTAAACTTGGAAAGGCTTTGAGTGAACTTGGACAATAG
- a CDS encoding LemA family protein, with translation MKNLKMWLIGGASVILIILLGVFLVQGSQNKAISFEEQIKTANSDIEVQEKRRVDLIKNLVDCVKNYDKHESETIKAVVDGRSAKDINIEQITTMLTATAEAYPQLKSDGNYKQLMNELSTTENLIAQHRSNYNQQVKEYNRYVKGFPHKQFLNVLGYEVQNYNYLNYNAPSDAPQNLFGDK, from the coding sequence ATGAAAAATTTAAAAATGTGGTTAATTGGTGGAGCTAGTGTAATACTTATAATTTTACTAGGAGTATTTTTGGTACAAGGTAGTCAAAATAAGGCTATATCGTTTGAGGAGCAAATTAAAACAGCAAATTCAGATATTGAAGTACAAGAGAAAAGGAGAGTTGATTTAATTAAGAATTTGGTTGATTGTGTAAAAAACTATGACAAGCATGAATCAGAGACTATTAAAGCAGTAGTCGATGGTAGAAGTGCTAAAGATATAAATATAGAACAAATTACTACTATGTTAACTGCAACGGCTGAAGCGTATCCACAATTAAAATCTGATGGTAACTATAAGCAACTAATGAATGAATTAAGTACCACAGAGAATTTAATTGCACAGCATAGAAGCAACTATAATCAACAAGTTAAAGAATATAATCGTTACGTTAAAGGATTCCCACATAAACAGTTTCTTAATGTTCTCGGCTATGAAGTTCAAAACTATAATTATTTAAATTATAATGCTCCTTCAGATGCACCACAAAATTTATTTGGAGATAAATAA